Proteins from a single region of Belliella baltica DSM 15883:
- a CDS encoding mechanosensitive ion channel domain-containing protein has protein sequence MKFYSIFISIFFLITSAEATLFDYQGLDTLLKVSEKESLQQEKNKEEKPSLEGSIRKGQDYTIQLNRMNFILGKELDTLEIMEDIPWVERLTGVVENRLNDPTSLISIRYLNELDNLLRNIRAQVEVAERKVTARTEELVSVREQIQEIKEDQIFRLDVRDPSILKEYQTAIVQLREQTEKTESLLNEQRVFTAYYQTRISRMMIKISELSEMIDAEKRKAEKALLSKDMAFPWEKSKTDSSLNLSGVFFESLKLNEAILSRYIKNQLGLTIFLSVIFLLFYLWVNNILKVIKAEKEFSNIILERANYVPKNTFLSVIVVFFPILPFIFSNPTISFLTVLNWIIVVTVTVLLYGKFPKSLFRNWLAFVFIFLIYTVSNLYRDINYSERWYLFALSIIGIFLALRIVKFQRSNPDLLPTFIEVLVKFYIAMQVLSILANVFGRFTLSKLLGTAATMSFAQAVGLYLFVLIIMEVIYLQIEVGRKKETEFTSFIDFHGIQKRVKKVFYGIAALIWTYYFLDNISLLDIFIEKSRVFLSTERSLINSTFTFGNILIFFLLVYVSSVVANNIAYFASIKDQQKGESRDKRLGSSILLIRLSVLAVGFLLAVGASGIGFDKIAIVLGALSLGIGFGLQTIVNNLVSGVILAFEKPIQIGDAIEVGGRSGTVKEVGIRSSKILAYDGSEIIIPNGDLLSQHLINWTLSDQKRRVELIIGVSYGSDMDLVSEILTKQLQIDEIMKNPTPKVFLQSFADSAVEFRVLFWVENFGLWIDIRNKVMRGIFASFKENGVEIPFPQRDLNLKAFPNILDEKIKSIGELEELEKLKRNQDSKD, from the coding sequence ATGAAATTCTACAGCATATTTATCTCCATATTTTTTTTGATAACCTCGGCAGAGGCAACTCTATTTGATTATCAGGGATTAGATACCTTATTGAAGGTTTCTGAAAAAGAGAGCCTACAACAAGAGAAAAATAAAGAGGAAAAACCTTCTCTTGAAGGTAGTATTCGAAAGGGGCAGGATTATACCATTCAGCTAAATAGAATGAATTTTATCTTGGGTAAAGAGTTGGATACGCTCGAAATCATGGAAGATATTCCTTGGGTAGAGCGTCTTACTGGAGTAGTAGAGAATAGACTCAATGACCCAACTTCGCTTATTAGCATTCGATATTTAAATGAATTAGATAATCTGCTTAGAAATATCCGTGCTCAAGTTGAGGTAGCAGAGCGAAAAGTGACTGCTAGAACCGAAGAATTGGTTAGTGTTCGTGAGCAGATTCAGGAAATTAAAGAAGATCAAATTTTCAGATTGGATGTTAGAGACCCTTCAATTTTAAAAGAGTATCAAACAGCCATCGTTCAGCTGAGAGAACAAACAGAAAAAACTGAGTCTCTTCTAAACGAACAAAGGGTCTTTACTGCTTATTATCAAACTCGAATTTCAAGAATGATGATCAAAATCTCTGAACTTTCGGAGATGATTGATGCTGAAAAGAGAAAGGCAGAAAAGGCCTTGTTGTCTAAAGATATGGCATTCCCATGGGAAAAATCTAAGACAGATTCATCACTTAATCTAAGTGGAGTGTTTTTTGAGTCTCTAAAATTAAATGAAGCGATTTTGTCAAGGTATATTAAAAACCAATTAGGTTTAACAATTTTTTTAAGTGTCATCTTTCTTTTATTCTATTTGTGGGTCAATAATATTTTGAAGGTGATAAAGGCAGAAAAGGAGTTTTCAAATATTATTTTAGAACGAGCCAATTATGTCCCCAAGAATACTTTTTTAAGTGTTATAGTTGTTTTTTTTCCAATCTTACCTTTTATTTTTTCTAACCCTACGATCTCATTTCTCACTGTTTTGAATTGGATAATTGTTGTCACAGTGACTGTATTATTGTATGGTAAATTCCCGAAATCGCTTTTTAGAAATTGGCTGGCTTTCGTATTTATATTTTTGATATATACTGTTAGCAATTTATATCGAGACATTAATTATTCCGAAAGATGGTATCTTTTTGCGCTGAGTATTATTGGGATTTTTTTAGCTCTCAGAATAGTAAAATTTCAACGAAGTAATCCGGATTTGCTTCCTACTTTCATAGAGGTTTTGGTAAAATTTTACATTGCAATGCAAGTATTATCAATTCTTGCGAATGTATTTGGAAGGTTTACTTTAAGCAAATTGTTAGGAACTGCCGCTACAATGAGCTTTGCCCAGGCAGTGGGGCTTTATTTGTTTGTGTTGATAATTATGGAAGTGATTTATTTGCAAATTGAAGTAGGGCGAAAAAAAGAAACCGAATTCACCTCTTTTATTGATTTCCATGGAATTCAGAAGCGTGTAAAAAAAGTTTTTTATGGAATAGCAGCCCTTATTTGGACTTATTATTTTCTGGATAATATTTCTTTATTGGACATTTTTATAGAGAAAAGCAGAGTTTTTCTTTCTACAGAAAGATCTTTAATTAACTCAACTTTTACTTTTGGAAACATCCTGATATTCTTCTTATTAGTTTATGTCTCAAGTGTAGTTGCTAATAATATAGCCTATTTTGCATCTATTAAGGATCAGCAAAAGGGAGAGTCAAGAGATAAAAGATTAGGTTCGTCTATACTTTTGATACGATTAAGTGTGCTTGCTGTGGGTTTTCTTCTAGCAGTTGGCGCTTCGGGAATTGGTTTTGATAAAATAGCAATAGTGCTTGGGGCACTTTCTTTAGGGATTGGTTTTGGTCTTCAAACGATTGTAAATAATTTAGTTTCTGGGGTAATACTTGCTTTTGAAAAACCAATTCAAATTGGAGATGCAATCGAGGTTGGTGGTCGTTCCGGAACAGTCAAAGAGGTCGGTATCAGGTCAAGTAAGATTTTAGCGTATGATGGTTCGGAAATTATAATTCCAAATGGGGATTTATTATCCCAACATTTGATTAATTGGACACTCTCAGATCAGAAAAGACGTGTGGAATTGATTATCGGAGTAAGCTATGGTTCTGATATGGATTTGGTTTCTGAAATTTTGACTAAGCAATTGCAGATTGATGAAATCATGAAAAACCCAACTCCAAAAGTGTTTTTACAAAGTTTTGCTGATAGTGCAGTTGAGTTTAGAGTGCTATTTTGGGTCGAAAATTTTGGTTTATGGATTGATATTAGGAATAAAGTGATGAGAGGAATATTCGCATCCTTTAAAGAAAATGGTGTTGAGATTCCTTTCCCTCAAAGAGATTTGAATTTAAAAGCCTTTCCTAATATTCTAGATGAAAAAATTAAATCAATTGGAGAATTGGAAGAACTTGAAAAATTGAAAAGAAATCAAGATTCCAAAGATTGA
- a CDS encoding MarR family winged helix-turn-helix transcriptional regulator, translating into MRIEEAIKQKEFKDPYNKVVVNLLYTSSYIVSNQSSLFKPLGLSPEQYNVLRILRGQNGKPITVSSIQERMLNKMSNASRLVEKLKQKDFVLREECPSDRRQVDIMITEKGLAILTELESAVYEFNKQLVNLSEEETIQLNGLLDKMRG; encoded by the coding sequence ATGAGAATAGAAGAGGCGATTAAACAAAAGGAATTTAAAGATCCCTACAATAAAGTGGTCGTCAATCTGCTTTATACGAGTAGTTATATTGTTTCTAATCAAAGTTCTTTGTTCAAACCATTGGGATTGTCGCCTGAACAGTATAATGTATTAAGAATTCTTCGCGGTCAGAATGGAAAACCCATTACAGTATCATCGATTCAAGAAAGAATGCTGAACAAAATGTCAAATGCTTCTCGATTAGTCGAAAAATTAAAACAAAAAGATTTTGTTTTAAGGGAAGAATGTCCAAGTGATAGAAGACAAGTTGATATTATGATTACAGAAAAGGGTCTTGCTATATTGACTGAATTGGAATCTGCGGTTTATGAGTTTAATAAGCAGCTTGTTAATTTAAGCGAAGAAGAAACAATTCAACTCAATGGTCTGTTAGACAAAATGCGTGGGTGA
- the carA gene encoding glutamine-hydrolyzing carbamoyl-phosphate synthase small subunit — translation MNKQKATLLLADGTIFRGTLIGKPGTNGGEICFNTGMTGYQEIYTDPSYTGQIVVTTTSHIGNYGVIDEEVESDSPTIAGIVVNSFSNTYSRVDADSSLQDYLVNHDITGIADIDTRMLVRHLRSKGAMNAIISSEFEEDLAGLKAQLNLVPDMNGLELSSKVCTKEPYYFGDENSPLRVACMDFGIKKNILRNLADRGVYCKVFPAKTTFKEVQEWNPNGYFLSNGPGDPAVMDYAVKTTKEILDSGKPVFGICLGHQLLAEACGVSTYKMHHGHRGLNHPIKNILTGKSEITSQNHGFVVKREGVESNDQLEITHVHLNDGTIAGIKLKNKPAFSVQYHPESSPGPHDSRYLFDDFVSLMNKN, via the coding sequence ATGAACAAACAAAAAGCAACCCTACTACTCGCTGACGGAACTATTTTCCGTGGCACTTTAATCGGAAAGCCAGGCACAAATGGTGGAGAAATATGTTTCAATACCGGTATGACAGGATACCAAGAGATCTATACTGACCCATCTTATACTGGTCAAATTGTAGTTACTACAACTTCTCATATTGGCAACTATGGTGTGATTGACGAGGAAGTTGAATCAGACTCGCCAACTATAGCAGGAATAGTAGTAAATTCTTTTTCGAATACATACAGCAGAGTTGATGCAGACAGCTCGCTTCAAGATTATTTGGTAAATCATGATATAACAGGAATCGCTGACATCGATACAAGGATGTTGGTTAGACATCTTCGTTCGAAGGGAGCTATGAATGCAATAATTAGCTCAGAGTTTGAAGAGGATTTAGCGGGGCTTAAAGCCCAGTTGAATTTGGTTCCTGACATGAATGGTTTAGAGCTTTCTTCTAAAGTTTGTACTAAAGAGCCTTATTACTTTGGAGATGAGAATTCGCCACTGAGAGTAGCTTGTATGGATTTTGGGATCAAGAAAAATATATTGAGAAACCTTGCTGATCGTGGTGTTTACTGCAAAGTTTTTCCAGCCAAAACTACTTTTAAAGAAGTGCAAGAATGGAATCCAAATGGATATTTCTTGTCTAATGGGCCTGGTGATCCTGCTGTGATGGATTACGCCGTAAAAACAACGAAAGAAATACTAGACTCTGGAAAGCCAGTATTTGGGATTTGTCTGGGACATCAATTACTTGCTGAGGCTTGTGGCGTATCTACTTACAAAATGCATCATGGTCATAGAGGTTTGAATCATCCGATCAAAAACATTTTGACTGGAAAGAGTGAAATTACATCTCAAAACCATGGCTTTGTAGTCAAAAGAGAGGGTGTTGAGAGCAATGATCAGCTTGAAATTACACATGTCCATCTCAATGATGGTACTATTGCAGGTATCAAACTAAAGAACAAACCTGCATTTTCTGTGCAGTATCATCCAGAATCATCTCCAGGACCTCATGATTCGAGGTATTTATTTGATGATTTTGTATCTTTAATGAACAAAAATTAA
- a CDS encoding MBOAT family O-acyltransferase, with protein MLFNSLDFAVFLPIVFFLYWFVFKNNLRSQNLLIVVASYVFYGWWDWRFLALIAFSTLVDYLIGIELGKEGDRFKRRGLLIISILVNIGFLGFFKYYNFFLDNFITAFSIAGMPIKANTLNIILPVGISFYTFQTLSYSIDVYRRKLEPTRDWISFTAFVSFFPQLVAGPIERATNLLPQFYKKRIFDSSAAVDGLKQILWGLFKKMVIADNCAEYANLIFNNSSDYSGSTLVLGAFFFAFQIYGDFSGYSDIAIGTSRLFGFNLMQNFAFPYFSRDIAEFWRRWHMSLTTWFRDYVYIPLGGSRGSLYEKIRNTFIIFLVSGFWHGANWTFIVWGALNAIYFLPSLILGKNRKNLDVPAEGNRLPSFREAISILSTFILTVFAWIFFRVENMSHASSFISGIFTKSLFSMPNFTQLEGALTLLVLIAGFILIEWKGRVGQYAISNLGVKRSRFFRWSMYILIILSIDIFGNTSEEIEFIYFQF; from the coding sequence ATGCTCTTCAACTCCCTGGATTTTGCTGTCTTTTTACCGATTGTATTTTTTTTATACTGGTTCGTTTTTAAGAATAATTTAAGATCTCAAAATCTTTTAATTGTAGTAGCTAGTTACGTGTTTTATGGTTGGTGGGATTGGAGATTTTTAGCGTTGATTGCTTTCAGTACTCTTGTTGATTATTTAATAGGAATAGAATTAGGGAAGGAAGGGGATAGATTCAAAAGAAGAGGGTTGTTAATTATTAGTATTTTAGTTAATATAGGTTTTCTCGGCTTTTTCAAATACTACAATTTCTTTCTAGATAATTTCATAACAGCCTTCTCTATTGCTGGAATGCCTATAAAAGCTAATACACTGAATATTATTCTTCCTGTCGGAATAAGTTTTTATACTTTTCAGACATTGAGCTATTCTATTGATGTGTATAGAAGAAAGCTCGAACCTACAAGGGATTGGATTTCATTTACTGCATTTGTTAGCTTTTTTCCACAGTTAGTTGCAGGCCCTATAGAACGTGCAACAAATCTTTTGCCTCAGTTTTATAAAAAGAGAATATTTGATTCTTCTGCTGCAGTAGATGGTTTAAAGCAAATATTGTGGGGCTTGTTTAAAAAAATGGTAATTGCAGATAATTGTGCAGAATACGCCAATTTGATTTTTAATAATTCTTCAGATTATTCGGGCAGTACTTTAGTTTTAGGAGCATTCTTTTTTGCCTTTCAGATTTATGGTGATTTTTCAGGTTATTCAGATATAGCTATAGGAACCTCAAGACTGTTTGGGTTTAATTTAATGCAGAATTTTGCATTCCCCTACTTCTCTCGAGACATTGCAGAATTTTGGAGAAGATGGCACATGTCGTTGACGACTTGGTTTAGAGATTACGTTTATATTCCTTTAGGAGGAAGTAGAGGAAGTCTGTATGAAAAAATCCGTAATACATTTATCATTTTCCTTGTCAGTGGATTTTGGCATGGAGCCAACTGGACTTTTATAGTTTGGGGAGCACTCAATGCAATATATTTTCTTCCTTCTTTGATTTTAGGAAAAAATAGAAAAAATTTAGATGTACCCGCAGAAGGGAATCGATTGCCAAGTTTCAGGGAAGCAATCTCCATATTGAGTACTTTTATCTTAACGGTGTTTGCTTGGATCTTCTTTAGGGTCGAAAATATGAGTCATGCATCTAGTTTCATTAGCGGGATATTCACTAAAAGCTTATTTTCTATGCCTAATTTCACTCAGTTAGAAGGCGCTCTTACTTTGTTGGTTTTGATTGCGGGATTTATCTTGATAGAATGGAAAGGCAGAGTTGGGCAATATGCGATTTCAAATTTGGGAGTAAAAAGAAGTAGATTTTTTAGATGGTCTATGTATATATTGATTATTCTTTCAATAGATATTTTTGGAAATACATCAGAAGAGATTGAATTCATTTATTTCCAATTTTAA
- a CDS encoding DNA-directed RNA polymerase subunit alpha — protein sequence MSILAFQMPEKVVMEKADDFHGLFTFKPLEKGYGVTIGNALRRILLSSLEGYAITSVKLPGVVHEFSTLEGVVEDVTDIILNLKQVRFKKVHEAIDGKITVEVKNQSIFTAGDIAKFTSSFEVLNPDLVICHLDESKSLEVELTVEKGRGYLPAEESKPKEQVFGVIPIDAIFTPIKNVKYSIENTRVEQKTDFEKLILEVTTDGSIHPEKALQESAKILIQHFMLFSDQTMVLDSTGVSEPEPIDEEFLHMRKLLKTSLGDLDLSVRAFNCLKAADVKTLGDLAKLEISDMMKFRNFGKKSLAELEQLIQEKGLTFGMDLSKYKLDEE from the coding sequence ATGTCCATACTAGCATTTCAAATGCCCGAAAAAGTGGTGATGGAAAAGGCAGATGATTTTCACGGCCTATTTACCTTCAAGCCACTTGAAAAAGGCTATGGGGTCACCATTGGTAATGCCTTGAGGAGAATTTTGTTATCTTCTCTTGAAGGTTATGCCATCACATCTGTGAAACTTCCAGGGGTGGTTCATGAATTTTCCACGCTTGAGGGAGTTGTAGAAGATGTAACTGATATAATTCTTAACCTGAAGCAGGTTAGATTTAAAAAGGTTCATGAAGCTATCGACGGTAAAATTACCGTAGAAGTTAAAAATCAGTCTATTTTCACTGCTGGAGATATCGCGAAATTTACTTCCTCTTTTGAGGTTTTGAATCCCGATTTGGTGATTTGCCACTTGGATGAGTCAAAAAGTTTAGAAGTTGAACTTACAGTAGAAAAGGGAAGAGGATATCTTCCTGCTGAAGAGTCCAAACCAAAGGAGCAAGTTTTTGGTGTTATCCCAATTGATGCGATTTTTACGCCTATCAAAAACGTGAAATATAGCATTGAAAATACAAGGGTAGAGCAAAAAACTGACTTCGAAAAATTGATCCTTGAGGTTACTACAGATGGGTCTATACATCCAGAAAAGGCACTTCAAGAATCAGCTAAGATTCTTATTCAGCATTTCATGTTGTTTTCTGATCAGACTATGGTACTTGACTCTACTGGAGTTTCGGAACCTGAACCTATTGATGAAGAATTCCTTCACATGAGAAAGTTATTGAAAACTTCTCTTGGTGATTTGGATCTGTCAGTTAGAGCATTTAATTGCTTGAAAGCTGCAGACGTGAAGACGCTTGGTGATCTTGCCAAATTGGAAATTTCTGATATGATGAAATTTAGAAACTTTGGCAAAAAATCTCTTGCTGAATTGGAGCAATTAATCCAAGAAAAAGGCCTGACCTTCGGAATGGATTTATCTAAGTATAAACTTGATGAAGAGTAA
- the rplQ gene encoding 50S ribosomal protein L17 codes for MRHGKKFNHLGRTASHRKAMLSNMASSLILHKRISTTLAKAKELRKYVEPLISRAKEDTTHNRRIVFSYLQSKDSIKTLFGEVVEKVATRPGGYTRIIKTGNRLGDNAEMCIIELVDFNELMLKDAKPAKKTTRRSRRGSGAATATETVAKTDDTATEAKEDDKKDDNAAE; via the coding sequence ATGAGACACGGTAAGAAATTTAACCACCTTGGAAGGACAGCAAGTCATAGAAAAGCAATGCTTTCTAACATGGCTTCCTCACTAATTCTTCACAAGCGTATTTCTACAACGCTTGCAAAGGCTAAGGAATTGAGAAAATATGTAGAGCCTCTTATCTCTAGAGCTAAGGAAGACACTACACACAACAGAAGAATTGTATTTTCATATCTACAAAGCAAAGATTCTATCAAGACTCTTTTCGGTGAAGTAGTTGAAAAAGTTGCAACTAGACCTGGAGGATATACTAGAATTATTAAAACTGGTAATCGTCTTGGTGATAATGCTGAAATGTGTATCATCGAATTAGTTGATTTCAATGAATTGATGTTGAAAGACGCTAAACCTGCTAAGAAAACTACTAGAAGAAGTAGAAGAGGTTCAGGTGCTGCTACTGCTACAGAAACAGTTGCTAAGACTGATGATACAGCTACAGAAGCTAAAGAAGATGATAAGAAAGATGATAACGCTGCAGAATAA
- a CDS encoding trypsin-like peptidase domain-containing protein, whose translation MNKKQFFLGIILASLIGGIVALAGVSYLSKQNTATTFSEKQDTSFVNWLSNDKFTVPDGINFVAAAELVTPAVVHVKSSVTVSQRQRGSDPFEELFGFRSPERNQMPREARSSGSGVIISEDGYIVTNNHVIENATKVEISLENNTRYTARVIGTDPTTDLALLKIEKDGLPFVRFGNSDETNIGEWVLAVGNPFDLTSTVTAGIISAKARNIGILRTGENDLSIESFLQTDAVVNPGNSGGALVNLAGELIGINTAIASRTGTFNGYAFAVPSSIVNKVVDDLLKYGTVQRGLLGVTIIDVSPELIDQFELDINVSQGVYVNGVNEGSGGADAGLQKGDIIIGVDGVSTNSVAKLQEMVARKRPGDQVSLKYLRDGKEEEVKATLKNISGDTKIVKKEVPVVLEYSGVTFEDLKSNIQEKLNIQGGASILSVDNKEWEKSGARPGFIITSIIGSDGRYRISNANDVIQILGENKGEEIVILGLYPNGQEYYFEVTVE comes from the coding sequence ATGAATAAAAAGCAATTTTTCCTAGGTATTATCTTAGCCTCATTAATTGGTGGTATAGTTGCTTTAGCAGGTGTAAGCTATTTATCAAAGCAAAATACAGCAACCACCTTTTCTGAAAAACAAGATACAAGCTTCGTGAATTGGCTTTCAAATGACAAATTCACAGTTCCTGATGGAATTAACTTCGTAGCTGCCGCAGAGCTTGTGACTCCTGCTGTAGTTCATGTAAAGAGTTCAGTTACTGTATCTCAAAGACAAAGAGGTTCAGATCCATTTGAAGAACTTTTCGGATTTAGATCTCCCGAAAGAAACCAAATGCCCAGAGAGGCAAGGAGTTCTGGCTCTGGTGTAATTATTTCTGAAGATGGCTATATAGTCACAAATAATCACGTAATAGAAAATGCCACCAAAGTAGAAATATCCTTAGAAAACAATACGAGGTATACTGCAAGAGTGATTGGAACAGATCCTACGACTGATTTGGCCTTATTAAAAATTGAAAAGGATGGATTACCCTTCGTTAGGTTTGGGAATTCTGATGAGACAAATATAGGTGAATGGGTATTGGCAGTGGGAAATCCATTTGACTTAACTTCTACAGTTACTGCAGGCATTATCAGTGCTAAAGCAAGAAACATTGGCATTTTAAGAACAGGTGAAAATGATTTGTCTATCGAATCCTTTCTTCAGACTGATGCTGTCGTGAACCCAGGGAATTCAGGGGGTGCATTAGTCAATTTAGCAGGTGAATTAATTGGTATTAACACTGCGATTGCATCAAGAACAGGTACTTTCAATGGATATGCGTTTGCTGTTCCAAGTTCAATTGTCAACAAAGTAGTTGATGATTTACTCAAATACGGCACCGTTCAAAGAGGATTGCTTGGAGTCACGATAATAGATGTTTCCCCAGAGCTTATTGATCAGTTTGAGTTAGACATTAACGTCTCACAAGGAGTCTATGTAAATGGAGTAAATGAAGGAAGTGGCGGTGCAGATGCTGGCCTACAAAAAGGTGATATTATTATTGGTGTAGATGGGGTAAGCACAAATTCAGTTGCAAAACTTCAGGAAATGGTTGCAAGAAAGCGTCCGGGAGACCAAGTAAGTTTAAAATATCTTAGAGACGGAAAAGAAGAAGAAGTAAAAGCTACTTTGAAAAATATTTCTGGCGATACTAAAATAGTGAAAAAAGAGGTTCCAGTCGTGCTAGAATATTCAGGAGTCACTTTTGAGGATTTAAAATCGAATATTCAAGAAAAACTAAATATCCAAGGAGGAGCATCCATACTTTCAGTGGATAATAAAGAATGGGAAAAATCCGGAGCAAGACCGGGCTTTATTATTACCTCGATTATAGGTTCTGATGGAAGATACAGAATTAGTAACGCCAATGATGTCATCCAGATTTTAGGAGAAAATAAAGGAGAGGAAATAGTAATATTAGGTTTATATCCAAATGGCCAAGAATATTACTTTGAAGTTACTGTGGAATAA
- the eno gene encoding phosphopyruvate hydratase yields the protein MTLIQSIHARQILDSRGNPTIEVDVFTENGAFGRAAVPSGASTGVNEAVELRDGDKSKYLGKGVLKAVSNVNDVIAPELLGLDVFEQNLIDHIMIDLDGTPNKSKLGANAILGVSLAVAKAAAMEAGQPLYRYIGGVNANTLPVPMMNIINGGSHSDAPIAFQEFMIRPVGADTFSEAIRMGAEIFHHLKKILHDKGLSTAVGDEGGFAPNFSGGTEEALACILEAIEKAGYKAGEEITIALDCAASEFFEDGQYDYKKFEGESGKIRSREEQVAYLAELTEKYPIDSIEDGFAEEDWQGWSMLTAKIGDKVQLVGDDLFVTNVKFLQRGIEEKSANSILIKVNQIGTLTETLNAISLAHKAGFTAVMSHRSGETEDSTIADLAVAVNCGQIKTGSASRSDRMAKYNQLLRIEEQLGESAYFPKK from the coding sequence ATGACATTAATTCAATCAATTCACGCAAGACAAATTTTAGACTCTAGAGGAAACCCAACTATTGAAGTAGATGTGTTTACTGAAAATGGTGCTTTTGGAAGAGCTGCTGTGCCTAGTGGAGCTTCCACAGGTGTCAATGAAGCTGTTGAACTTCGTGATGGTGACAAATCAAAGTATCTTGGTAAAGGAGTCTTAAAGGCGGTTTCTAATGTTAATGATGTCATTGCTCCAGAATTACTTGGACTTGATGTTTTTGAGCAGAATCTTATTGATCATATTATGATTGATCTTGATGGTACTCCTAACAAAAGTAAACTGGGAGCAAATGCAATCCTTGGTGTTTCTTTGGCGGTGGCTAAAGCAGCAGCTATGGAAGCTGGACAGCCTCTTTATAGATACATTGGAGGTGTGAATGCAAATACACTTCCTGTTCCAATGATGAATATCATCAACGGTGGATCTCACTCAGATGCTCCTATCGCGTTTCAAGAATTTATGATCAGACCTGTAGGTGCTGATACATTCTCAGAAGCAATAAGAATGGGTGCTGAGATTTTCCATCATTTGAAGAAAATCTTACATGACAAAGGTCTAAGTACTGCCGTGGGTGATGAAGGAGGATTTGCTCCTAATTTCTCTGGAGGAACTGAAGAAGCTTTGGCTTGTATCCTTGAGGCTATTGAGAAAGCCGGTTACAAGGCTGGTGAAGAAATCACAATTGCTTTGGATTGTGCAGCATCTGAATTTTTCGAAGATGGTCAATACGATTATAAGAAATTTGAAGGTGAATCAGGTAAAATCAGGTCTAGAGAAGAGCAAGTTGCTTATTTGGCTGAGCTTACCGAAAAATATCCGATTGATTCTATTGAAGATGGATTTGCGGAGGAAGATTGGCAAGGTTGGTCAATGTTGACTGCTAAGATTGGAGATAAAGTGCAATTAGTGGGCGATGATTTGTTCGTTACAAATGTGAAATTCCTTCAAAGAGGAATTGAAGAGAAATCTGCCAATTCTATTTTGATTAAAGTAAATCAGATTGGCACATTAACTGAAACTTTGAATGCAATATCTCTAGCACACAAAGCGGGCTTTACTGCTGTGATGTCGCATAGATCTGGTGAAACAGAAGATTCAACAATAGCTGATTTGGCTGTTGCTGTAAACTGCGGACAGATTAAAACTGGTTCTGCTTCCAGATCTGATAGAATGGCAAAGTATAATCAATTGCTTAGAATAGAAGAGCAATTGGGCGAATCAGCTTATTTCCCTAAGAAATAA
- the rpsD gene encoding 30S ribosomal protein S4, giving the protein MARYRGPKAKIARKFGEPIEGQSKALQKKNYPPGQHGRGRRKKQSEYAIQLAEKQKAKYIYGILERQFSKMFDIASRKQGITGENLLQLLEARLDNVVYRLGIAPTRRAARQLTSHKHILVNGELVNIPSYTLKPGDVVSVRERSKSLEAITASLAGKGTVRYSWLEWDNTSLAGKFVSIPVRDDIPENIKEQLIVELYSK; this is encoded by the coding sequence ATGGCTAGATATAGAGGTCCAAAGGCAAAGATTGCTAGAAAATTCGGTGAGCCTATTGAAGGACAAAGCAAGGCACTTCAAAAGAAAAACTACCCTCCAGGACAACACGGTAGAGGTAGAAGAAAAAAGCAGTCTGAATATGCTATTCAGCTTGCTGAAAAACAAAAAGCTAAATACATCTACGGTATTTTGGAAAGACAATTCTCCAAAATGTTTGATATTGCTTCAAGAAAACAAGGTATTACAGGTGAGAACTTGTTACAATTGTTAGAAGCAAGATTGGATAATGTCGTTTACAGATTAGGTATTGCTCCAACAAGAAGAGCTGCTAGACAGCTGACTTCTCACAAGCATATCTTGGTAAATGGTGAATTGGTTAATATTCCATCATATACTTTAAAACCTGGTGATGTTGTATCGGTAAGAGAGAGATCTAAGTCTCTTGAAGCGATCACTGCTAGTTTGGCAGGAAAAGGTACAGTGCGTTATTCATGGTTAGAGTGGGATAACACTTCATTAGCAGGTAAGTTCGTAAGCATTCCAGTAAGAGATGATATTCCTGAGAATATCAAAGAACAACTGATTGTCGAGCTTTACTCTAAGTAA